A stretch of Ursus arctos isolate Adak ecotype North America unplaced genomic scaffold, UrsArc2.0 scaffold_4, whole genome shotgun sequence DNA encodes these proteins:
- the ADAMTS5 gene encoding A disintegrin and metalloproteinase with thrombospondin motifs 5, which translates to MLLGWASLLLCALRLPLVAVGPAAAPAQDKVGQPWAAAAAAQPRRRQGEEAQERTEPPGHPHPLAPQSRSSGLVQNIDQIYSGGGKVGYLVYAGGRRFLLDLERDGSVGAAGFVPAGSGPSATRRHRDHCFYRGTVDGSPRSLAVFDLCGGLDGFFAVKHARYTLKPLLRGPWAEAEAGRVYGDGSSRILHIYTREGFSFEALPPRTSCETPASLPGPRERPPAHSSPDRRWALAPQFLDQSAPSSDGGQGPQTWWRRRRRSISRARQVELLLVADASMARMYGRGLQHYLLTLASIANRLYSHASIENHIRLAVVKVVVLGDKDKSLEVSKNAATTLKNFCKWQHQHNQLGDDHEEHYDAAILFTREDLCGHHSCDTLGMADVGTICSPERSCAVIEDDGLHAAFTVAHEIGHLLGLSHDDSKFCEENFGSTEDKRLMSSILTSIDASKPWSKCTSATITEFLDDGHGNCLLDLPRKQILGPEELPGQTYDATQQCNLTFGPEYSVCPGMDVCARLWCAVVRQGQMVCLTKKLPAVEGTPCGKGRICLQGKCVDKTKKKYYSTSSHGNWGSWGSWGQCSRSCGGGVQFAYRHCNNPAPRNSGRYCTGKRAIYRSCNVMPCPPNGKSFRHEQCEAKNGYQSDAKGVKTFVEWVPKYAGVLLGDVCKLTCRAKGTGYYVVFSPKVTDGTECRPYSNSVCVRGKCVRTGCDGIIGSKLQYDKCAVCGGDNSSCTKVVGTFNKKSKGYTDVVRIPEGATHIKVRQFKAKDQTRFTAYLALKRKNGEYLINGKYMISTSETIIDVNGTVMNYSGWSQRDDFLHGMGYSATKEILIVQILATDPTKALDVRYSFFVPKKSTQKVNSVTSHSSNKVGSPAPQLQWVTGPWLACSRTCDTGWHTRTVQCQDANRKLAKGCLLSQRPSAFKQCLLKKC; encoded by the exons ATGCTGCTCGGGTGGGCGTCCCTGCTGCTGTGCGCGCTCCGCCTGCCCCTGGTCGCGGTCGGCCCCGCCGCGGCACCTGCCCAGGATAAAGTCGGGCAGCCTTGGGCTGCTGCAGCGGCCGCCCAGCCCCGCCGGCGGCAGGGGGAGGAGGCGCAGGAGCGGACCGAGCCTCCGGGCCACCCGCACCCCCTGGCGCCGCAGAGCAGGAGCAGCGGGCTGGTGCAGAACATCGACCAGATCTACTCCGGCGGCGGCAAGGTGGGCTACCTCGTCTACGCGGGCGGCCGGAGGTTCCTCCTGGACCTGGAGCGAGATGGTTCGGTGGGCGCCGCTGGCTTTGTGCCTGCAGGAAGCGGGCCGAGCGCGACCCGCCGCCACCGGGACCATTGCTTCTACCGCGGTACAGTGGACGGCAGCCCCCGCTCCCTGGCTGTCTTTGACCTCTGCGGTGGTCTCGACGGCTTCTTCGCCGTTAAGCACGCGCGCTACACCCTGAAGCCGCTGTTGCGCGGGCCCTGGGCCGAGGCAGAGGCCGGGCGAGTGTACGGGGATGGGTCGTCGCGGATCCTGCACATCTATACCCGCGAGGGTTTCAGCTTTGAGGCCTTGCCGCCGCGCACTAGCTGCGAGACTCCCGCATCTCTGCCAGGGCCTCGCGAGCGCCCCCCGGCGCACAGCAGCCCAGACCGACGCTGGGCGCTGGCCCCGCAGTTCCTGGACCAGTCGGCtccctcctccgacgggggccaGGGACCCCAGacgtggtggcggcggcggcgccgcTCCATCTCCAGGGCCCGCCAGGTCGAGCTTCTCCTGGTGGCTGACGCGTCCATGGCGCGCATGTACGGCCGGGGCCTGCAGCATTACCTGCTGACCCTGGCCTCCATCGCCAACAGGCTGTACAGCCATGCCAGCATCGAGAACCACATCCGCCTGGCCGTGGTGAAGGTGGTGGTGCTGGGTGACAAGGACAAGAGCCTGGAGGTGAGCAAGAACGCGGCCACCACGCTCAAGAACTTTTGCAAGTGGCAGCACCAGCACAACCAGCTGGGGGATGACCATGAGGAGCACTACGACGCGGCCATCCTGTTTACGAGAGAG GATTTATGTGGGCATCATTCATGTGACACCCTGGGAATGGCAGACGTTGGGACCATATGTTCTCCGGAGCGCAGCTGTGCTGTGATTGAAGATGATGGCCTCCATGCAGCATTCACCGTGGCTCACGAAATTG GACATCTCCTTGGCCTCTCCCATGATGATTCCAAATTCTGTGAAGAGAACTTTGGTTCCACGGAAGATAAGCGCTTGATGTCTTCCATCCTAACCAGTATCGATGCATCCAAGCCCTGGTCCAAGTGCACTTCAGCCACCATCACAGAATTCCTGGATGATGGCCACG GTAACTGTTTGCTAGATCTACCACGCAAGCAGATCCTGGGCCCCGAGGAACTCCCGGGACAGACGTACGACGCCACGCAGCAGTGCAACCTGACATTTGGGCCCGAGTACTCCGTGTGCCCGGGCATGGACGTCTGCGCCCGCCTCTGGTGCGCCGTGGTGCGCCAGGGCCAGATGGTGTGTCTGACCAAGAAGCTGCCCGCCGTGGAAGGGACACCATGTGGGAAAGGGAGGATCTGCCTGCAGGGCAAGTGTGTggacaaaaccaagaaaaaatattactcA acATCAAGCCATGGCAACTGGggatcctgggggtcctggggccAGTGTTCTCGCTCATGTGGGGGAGGAGTACAGTTTGCTTATCGGCACTGCAATAACCCTGCACCCAGAAACAGTGGCCGCTACTGCACAGGGAAGAGGGCCATCTACCGCTCCTGCAACGTCATGCCCTGCCCACCTAACG gtaAATCTTTTCGTCATGAGCAGTGTGAGGCCAAAAATGGGTATCAGTCTGATGCAAAAGGAGTCAAAACGTTTGTGGAATGGGTTCCCAAATATGCAGGGGTCCTGCTGGGGGACGTGTGCAAACTGACCTGCAGAGCTAAGGGCACCGGTTACTACGTGGTGTTTTCTCCAAAG GTGACGGATGGGACTGAGTGCAGGCCCTACAGTAACTCCGTCTGCGTCCGGGGCAAGTGTGTGCGCACTGGCTGTGACGGCATCATCGGCTCGAAGCTGCAGTACGACAAGTGTGCCGTGTGTGGGGGAGACAACTCCAGTTGCACAAAGGTGGTTGGAACTTTCAATAAAAAAAG TAAGGGTTACACTGACGTGGTGAGGATCCCCGAAGGGGCAACCCACATAAAAGTCCGACAGTTCAAAGCCAAAGACCAGACTCGATTCACTGCCTACTTAGCCCTCAAGAGGAAAAACGGCGAATACCTCATCAATGGGAAGTACATGATCTCCACCTCAGAAACCATCATCGACGTCAACGGAACCGTCATGAACTACAGCGGCTGGAGCCAAAGGGACGACTTCTTGCACGGGATGGGCTACTCAGCCACGAAGGAAATTCTCATAGTGCAGATTCTTGCAACCGATCCCACGAAAGCATTAGATGTCCGTTACAGTTTTTTTGTTCCCAAGAAGTCCACCCAAAAAGTCAACTCTGTCACCAGCCACAGCAGCAATAAAGTGGGCTCACCCGCTCCACAGCTGCAGTGGGTGACGGGCCCGTGGCTCGCCTGTTCTAGAACCTGTGACACGGGCTGGCACACCAGGACGGTGCAGTGCCAGGACGCAAACCGCAAGTTAGCGAAGGGATGTCTTCTCTCTCAGAGGCCTTCCGCATTTAAGCAATGTTTGCTCAAGAAGTGTTAG